The Paenibacillus macerans genome includes a window with the following:
- a CDS encoding DUF4085 family protein, whose translation MIDEWKQSWDEEWERRCKDYKAYYEAIKPSLPMPVRGLKEKIRFHNAKLIRMTSSADRRVEIVIQECFKEKETRLTFLEVKSLCCDADPVRSLCLYEEVYLLETGLFELCLLLESPETGLNEFSIVASGLDIHT comes from the coding sequence TTGATCGATGAGTGGAAACAAAGTTGGGATGAAGAATGGGAAAGGCGCTGCAAGGACTATAAAGCCTATTATGAGGCGATAAAGCCAAGTCTCCCTATGCCGGTTAGAGGATTGAAAGAAAAAATCAGATTTCATAATGCGAAGCTGATAAGGATGACTTCATCTGCGGATCGCCGCGTCGAGATCGTAATCCAGGAATGCTTTAAGGAAAAGGAGACGCGTCTCACTTTTTTGGAGGTGAAATCGCTCTGTTGCGATGCTGACCCGGTCCGTAGTTTGTGTCTGTACGAAGAAGTTTATCTGCTGGAAACCGGCTTGTTTGAACTCTGTTTACTGTTGGAGTCCCCGGAAACAGGTTTAAACGAGTTCTCCATCGTAGCCAGCGGCTTGGACATACATACGTAA
- a CDS encoding NAD(P)H-dependent oxidoreductase, which produces MNHSIKKEDILAAFEFRHATKEFDPTKKISAEDFNFILETARLSPSSVGLEPWKFVVVQNPDLREKLRAVSWGAQGQLLTASHFVLILARKDARYDSDYFWRQMTGVKQIPADNVKNMMGRYRSFQEEDFKLMESERALFDWASKQTYIALANMMTSAALIGIDSCPIEGFDINSVNAILREAGMLENDQYGISVMAAFGYRVKAPRPKTRREADDVIRWVE; this is translated from the coding sequence GTGAACCATAGCATAAAAAAAGAAGATATATTGGCAGCCTTCGAATTTAGACATGCCACCAAAGAGTTTGATCCGACAAAGAAAATTTCCGCTGAAGATTTTAATTTCATTCTGGAAACGGCCCGGCTCTCTCCAAGCTCGGTTGGACTTGAGCCCTGGAAGTTTGTCGTTGTCCAGAATCCGGATTTGCGCGAGAAACTGCGTGCCGTGAGCTGGGGGGCACAAGGTCAACTGCTTACCGCCAGCCATTTTGTGTTGATTTTAGCACGCAAGGATGCAAGATACGATTCCGATTACTTCTGGCGGCAAATGACCGGGGTCAAACAAATTCCGGCGGACAATGTCAAAAACATGATGGGCCGTTACCGGTCGTTCCAGGAAGAGGATTTCAAGCTGATGGAGTCGGAACGCGCGCTGTTTGATTGGGCTTCAAAGCAAACCTATATTGCTCTCGCCAACATGATGACCAGCGCCGCTCTCATCGGCATTGACTCTTGTCCGATCGAAGGCTTCGATATAAACAGCGTGAACGCCATTTTACGCGAAGCAGGGATGTTGGAAAACGATCAGTACGGAATCAGCGTGATGGCTGCGTTCGGGTACCGTGTCAAAGCTCCGCGTCCTAAGACAAGAAGAGAAGCAGATGACGTGATCCGCTGGGTTGAATAA
- a CDS encoding ABC transporter permease subunit, which translates to MRIIWAMTWKELLRKRVLLLTFLMTAVFLIGFWFIAGAIGGDVSAVANNNEELIQQFTTGMFILLLGFFFAGFVLAFLAIFSSFSAIAGEAEQGVMQAMLPRPIPRWKWYTGRWLGYVSLGVLYALILYSQILWITDIHAAIPRDPVVLVQAFLLFASVVPLLVTVSMFGSGYLSSVANGVVMTMLYGAGWLGGMIGKIAGSIGLKPEPLQTLNNVAGVLQLIMPADALQRKMQAVLFSFEDISGLIPVGDTGPFGIGEVPSTAFLIYTIFYTAVLFWIGLRRFVRKDL; encoded by the coding sequence ATGAGAATAATTTGGGCGATGACCTGGAAGGAGCTGCTGCGCAAACGTGTCCTGCTGCTGACATTTTTGATGACAGCCGTGTTTCTGATCGGATTTTGGTTTATTGCCGGAGCTATCGGAGGTGACGTAAGCGCAGTTGCGAATAATAACGAAGAACTAATCCAGCAATTTACGACCGGGATGTTCATTCTGTTGCTCGGTTTTTTCTTCGCCGGCTTTGTGCTCGCCTTTTTGGCTATTTTCAGTTCATTTTCCGCGATTGCCGGCGAGGCCGAGCAGGGGGTGATGCAGGCGATGCTGCCGCGGCCGATTCCTAGGTGGAAATGGTATACAGGCCGCTGGCTCGGTTACGTTTCTCTGGGCGTGCTTTATGCCTTGATTTTATATAGCCAGATTTTGTGGATCACCGATATCCATGCCGCAATTCCACGTGACCCGGTCGTACTGGTTCAGGCTTTCCTGCTTTTTGCCTCGGTTGTTCCTTTGCTCGTAACCGTGTCCATGTTCGGTTCCGGCTACTTGTCCTCCGTTGCGAACGGTGTGGTGATGACGATGCTCTACGGGGCGGGCTGGCTTGGCGGCATGATCGGTAAAATCGCCGGATCCATCGGTCTGAAGCCTGAACCATTGCAAACCTTGAATAATGTGGCGGGAGTTCTGCAGTTGATCATGCCGGCCGACGCGCTGCAGCGGAAAATGCAGGCGGTGCTGTTCAGCTTTGAGGATATCAGCGGACTTATACCGGTGGGCGATACTGGACCGTTCGGTATCGGCGAGGTTCCTTCGACAGCCTTTTTAATATACACGATATTTTATACAGCCGTGCTCTTTTGGATTGGGTTGCGCCGTTTTGTCCGCAAGGATTTATAA
- a CDS encoding ABC transporter ATP-binding protein, translated as MTEAAIDANGLTKEYSNGRGCRNVTITVGKGEAFGFLGPNGAGKSTFVKMLVGLIHPTAGEASIMGAPIGTLEAKRQIGYLPELYRYQEWLTGEEVVRLHARLCGLDNQEANRRIPEPLHRVGVGKRGKDRVKHYSKGMQQRLGLACALVNDPAVVFLDEPSSAMDPVGRMHVRAILEELKQQGKTIFLNSHLLEDVEVLCDRMALLNNGQVLRHGRVAEVLQKRVCWRFKVGGFSPFLLSWLHETTGFSFRAAADEQGEAGLTGAGSAGDTVWLEAELENEEQAGWINTLLIGQGMTLYEVARVRERLEEWFMEAVAGLNHRGEQE; from the coding sequence ATGACCGAGGCGGCCATCGACGCTAACGGGTTGACCAAGGAATACAGCAATGGGCGCGGCTGCCGGAATGTCACCATCACTGTAGGAAAAGGGGAAGCCTTCGGCTTCCTCGGTCCTAACGGTGCCGGGAAAAGCACGTTCGTGAAAATGCTGGTCGGACTGATCCATCCGACGGCCGGCGAGGCGAGCATCATGGGCGCGCCCATTGGTACGCTTGAGGCGAAGCGGCAAATCGGATATTTGCCCGAGCTGTACCGGTATCAGGAATGGCTGACCGGCGAAGAGGTCGTCCGGCTGCACGCGCGGCTATGCGGCTTGGACAATCAGGAGGCGAACCGGAGAATCCCCGAGCCGCTGCACAGGGTGGGGGTGGGCAAACGGGGGAAGGACCGGGTTAAGCATTATTCCAAAGGCATGCAGCAGCGGCTTGGACTGGCTTGCGCTCTCGTGAACGATCCGGCGGTAGTTTTCCTGGACGAGCCGTCGTCGGCCATGGATCCCGTCGGCAGAATGCATGTCCGCGCGATCCTCGAAGAGCTGAAGCAGCAGGGAAAAACGATTTTCTTGAACTCCCATCTGCTGGAGGATGTGGAAGTGCTGTGCGACCGCATGGCGCTCTTGAATAACGGGCAGGTGCTCCGTCATGGACGGGTAGCCGAAGTACTTCAGAAGCGAGTCTGCTGGCGTTTTAAAGTCGGCGGATTTTCGCCTTTTTTGCTGTCTTGGCTTCATGAAACGACAGGTTTCAGCTTTCGGGCAGCTGCCGATGAACAAGGCGAAGCCGGCCTGACCGGCGCCGGAAGTGCGGGTGATACCGTATGGCTTGAAGCGGAGCTGGAGAACGAGGAGCAGGCAGGCTGGATTAATACGCTGCTGATCGGTCAAGGAATGACGCTGTATGAAGTCGCCAGAGTCCGTGAACGGCTGGAGGAGTGGTTCATGGAAGCTGTCGCCGGGCTCAATCACAGGGGGGAACAGGAATGA
- a CDS encoding sigma-70 family RNA polymerase sigma factor has protein sequence MSIPESSAFRNIFFAHYPTVHRKLTALVRDEAAADDLAQEVFLRLYRNPPDNPEALGAWLHRVLTRIGYDYLEKKARERKLQNKQEMMYEGEAAPESGEEALMRQMDQEEVRAWLDSLPERDRQALLLRYSGYSYAEIAQELNVRPPLIGSLLQRATRKLQATATKAMARQD, from the coding sequence ATGAGTATTCCGGAATCCTCGGCATTCCGTAACATATTTTTTGCGCATTATCCAACCGTACACCGAAAACTGACCGCCCTCGTACGTGATGAAGCCGCCGCCGACGATTTGGCGCAGGAGGTATTCCTCAGGCTGTACAGGAACCCGCCGGACAACCCGGAAGCCTTGGGGGCATGGCTGCACCGCGTACTGACAAGAATCGGATACGATTACCTGGAGAAGAAAGCAAGAGAGAGAAAGCTGCAAAACAAGCAGGAAATGATGTACGAGGGGGAGGCTGCTCCGGAATCCGGAGAAGAGGCGCTTATGCGCCAAATGGATCAGGAAGAAGTAAGAGCCTGGCTGGACAGCCTTCCCGAGCGGGACCGCCAGGCGCTGCTTCTCCGCTATTCGGGCTACAGCTACGCGGAGATCGCGCAGGAGCTTAATGTCAGGCCGCCGCTGATCGGCAGTCTGCTGCAACGAGCGACACGCAAGCTGCAGGCCACGGCCACCAAGGCCATGGCCCGGCAGGATTAA
- a CDS encoding YbjQ family protein: MIMTTTSTIEGYPVRQYLGIVTGEVIMGANVFRDFLASITDVVGGRSGAYEGKLQEARETALEEMRQQASRLGATGIIGIDIDYEVVREGMLMVSVSGTAVLV, translated from the coding sequence ATGATTATGACCACAACATCAACGATTGAAGGTTATCCTGTAAGACAGTATCTAGGTATCGTAACCGGCGAAGTAATTATGGGCGCCAACGTGTTCAGAGATTTTCTCGCCTCGATTACGGACGTTGTCGGAGGTCGCTCGGGCGCTTACGAAGGCAAGCTGCAGGAAGCGAGAGAGACCGCACTCGAAGAAATGAGACAACAGGCTTCGCGTCTGGGAGCAACGGGCATTATTGGGATAGACATCGATTATGAAGTCGTCCGCGAAGGAATGCTTATGGTTTCCGTTAGCGGAACAGCAGTGCTTGTGTAA
- a CDS encoding hydrolase, whose amino-acid sequence MADAKVTEVHVEKTALVVIDLQEGIAHAGRQSAPYTSGQVIQNAGKLAQAFAEKGGFVVLVRLSFTDGKDALKPQTDMGFNSVQYPEGWERIVPELAGVKNAHLVTKRQWGAFYGTDLDLQLRRRGIDTIVLCGISTSIGVDTTAREAFQHGYQQIFAEDAMTASTQEEHEYVCKYIFPRLGKVRTSEEIVAAMK is encoded by the coding sequence ATGGCAGATGCAAAAGTGACGGAAGTTCATGTTGAGAAAACGGCGCTGGTGGTGATCGATCTGCAGGAGGGCATTGCCCACGCCGGGCGTCAGAGCGCCCCTTACACGAGCGGGCAGGTGATTCAAAACGCCGGCAAGCTGGCGCAGGCGTTTGCGGAGAAGGGCGGCTTTGTCGTGCTGGTCAGGCTGTCGTTCACGGACGGCAAAGATGCGTTGAAGCCGCAGACGGATATGGGTTTTAACTCCGTGCAATATCCCGAGGGCTGGGAACGGATCGTGCCCGAACTGGCCGGCGTGAAAAACGCACACCTTGTGACCAAACGGCAGTGGGGCGCGTTCTACGGCACGGACCTGGATCTGCAGCTGCGCCGCCGGGGCATCGACACGATCGTGCTGTGCGGGATCTCCACCTCGATCGGCGTGGACACCACGGCCAGAGAGGCGTTCCAGCACGGCTATCAGCAGATTTTTGCCGAAGACGCCATGACGGCATCGACGCAGGAGGAGCACGAATACGTGTGCAAGTACATTTTCCCGCGGCTCGGCAAGGTGCGGACGAGTGAAGAGATCGTTGCGGCGATGAAATAA
- a CDS encoding multidrug efflux MFS transporter produces the protein MPIWKRNLLVCWFGMFVTGIGLSQLAPVLPLYIKQLGVGDAGEIARFSGLAFGITFIVSAIFSPIWGLAADKYGRKPMLLRASLGMAIVIGCMGFAPNVYVLIGLRLLQGVITGYSTACTTLIATQTDKEHAGFALGTLSTANIAGSLLGPTIGGFIGENFGMQNDFFLIGALMLIAFLTTLFFVKEDFVRTESKVPGMKEIWSGIPEKSLTLTLFVTFFILSVALYSVEPIITVYIEQISQTSSHVALMAGIAFSASGLANVLTAPRLGKLSDRVGAHKVILAALLAAGILFIPQAFVTNPWQLTGLRFLLGVAAAGLSPSVNTLIKKITPDALTGRVFGFSMAAGYLGVFAGSVLGGQIAAWLGAEYVFIATSALLLINAVWVYFKVYRAMDRPKMTGVPK, from the coding sequence ATGCCGATTTGGAAAAGAAATTTGCTTGTGTGCTGGTTCGGCATGTTCGTGACGGGGATTGGCTTGAGCCAGCTCGCGCCGGTTTTGCCGCTGTACATCAAGCAGCTTGGCGTCGGAGATGCCGGGGAAATCGCCCGATTCTCCGGGCTTGCTTTTGGGATTACGTTTATCGTGTCGGCGATTTTTTCGCCGATCTGGGGGCTGGCCGCCGACAAATACGGACGCAAGCCGATGCTGCTGCGGGCCAGCCTGGGCATGGCGATCGTGATTGGCTGCATGGGATTTGCGCCGAATGTGTACGTGCTGATCGGGCTTCGCCTGCTGCAGGGGGTGATCACGGGTTACAGCACCGCCTGTACGACGCTGATCGCCACCCAGACGGATAAGGAGCACGCCGGGTTTGCCTTGGGAACGCTGTCTACGGCCAATATCGCGGGTTCGCTGTTGGGGCCGACGATCGGCGGATTTATCGGTGAAAACTTCGGGATGCAAAACGACTTTTTTCTCATCGGCGCGCTGATGTTGATCGCCTTTTTGACGACGTTATTTTTTGTCAAGGAGGATTTTGTCCGGACGGAGAGCAAGGTTCCGGGAATGAAAGAAATTTGGAGCGGGATTCCCGAAAAAAGCTTGACCCTAACCTTGTTCGTCACTTTTTTCATCTTAAGCGTGGCTTTGTATTCGGTCGAGCCGATCATCACGGTGTACATTGAGCAGATTTCCCAAACATCCAGCCATGTGGCGCTGATGGCCGGGATCGCTTTTTCGGCTTCGGGTCTGGCCAATGTTTTGACTGCGCCGCGTCTCGGCAAGCTATCCGACCGGGTGGGGGCACACAAAGTGATCCTGGCGGCACTGCTTGCGGCCGGCATCCTGTTCATCCCGCAAGCTTTCGTCACGAACCCCTGGCAGCTGACGGGGCTGCGGTTTTTGCTGGGGGTCGCGGCGGCGGGGCTGAGCCCATCGGTTAATACGCTGATCAAAAAAATCACGCCGGATGCCCTAACGGGCCGGGTGTTCGGGTTCAGTATGGCGGCCGGATACCTGGGCGTGTTCGCTGGCTCGGTGTTGGGCGGACAGATCGCGGCCTGGCTGGGCGCCGAATACGTATTCATCGCAACGAGCGCTTTGTTGTTGATCAACGCGGTTTGGGTATATTTTAAAGTGTACCGGGCCATGGACCGGCCCAAAATGACGGGCGTCCCGAAGTAA
- a CDS encoding AraC family transcriptional regulator: protein MNLKNVFPYIHYCNSRSPNDPRKLRSLITRTLQHHELILVTGGKGRFIVDNRSHTVQEGTLCYIRPDVLHTIEVDAREPISCLTVHFSYANIRYDDGAWSVGNEVHSLSLQDAQMLKNGYQIADTFKKLVDSWDSKRPGYELISKAYLLQLLFEISQYRQKQNENHAVSLKIEKVIEYMHLHIGQRVTLGELAELVHLSTYYLSRAFKNTTGYSVIEYFNKIKVDKAKELLAEEDKKVKEVARELGFADEFYFSRIFKRMEGISPSEYHGKIVHGL, encoded by the coding sequence ATGAATCTGAAAAACGTCTTTCCCTATATCCATTACTGCAACAGCCGGTCCCCAAACGATCCGCGGAAACTGCGGAGCCTGATCACCCGGACGCTCCAGCACCACGAACTGATTCTGGTGACCGGAGGAAAAGGCCGTTTTATCGTGGACAACAGAAGTCACACGGTGCAGGAAGGCACGCTGTGCTACATCCGTCCCGATGTTTTACATACGATCGAGGTTGACGCCCGTGAACCGATAAGCTGCCTGACCGTGCATTTCAGCTATGCGAACATCCGCTATGATGACGGCGCCTGGTCGGTCGGGAACGAAGTCCATTCGCTGTCGCTGCAGGATGCGCAGATGCTCAAAAACGGCTATCAAATCGCGGATACCTTCAAAAAGCTGGTGGATAGCTGGGATTCGAAGCGGCCGGGGTATGAGCTGATCTCGAAAGCCTATCTTCTCCAGCTGCTGTTCGAAATTTCCCAATATCGGCAGAAGCAAAACGAAAATCACGCGGTCAGCTTGAAAATTGAAAAAGTGATCGAATACATGCATCTGCATATCGGACAGCGGGTGACTTTGGGGGAATTGGCCGAACTGGTTCATCTGTCCACGTATTACCTTTCGCGGGCGTTCAAGAACACGACGGGATATTCGGTGATCGAGTATTTCAACAAAATCAAGGTGGATAAAGCCAAGGAGCTGCTTGCCGAGGAGGACAAAAAAGTGAAGGAAGTCGCCCGCGAGCTCGGGTTTGCGGATGAATTCTACTTCAGCCGGATTTTTAAGCGGATGGAGGGGATCAGCCCTTCGGAATATCACGGCAAAATAGTCCATGGATTATAA
- a CDS encoding discoidin domain-containing protein codes for MGRFFLSKRKTRKTRRVWVHFALTVMLLISSVPMFSVPAAYAAEGDYLLSLNRPVYSSSSLGGNTPDMAVDGNENTRWESVWQKDPQWIYVDLGKRASISKIIVRWENAYATSFELQVSDDEIHWKPVYSTTAGEGGLTEVDKLAEQGRYVRVYSTDRAQKAYGVSIWEFSVFGTGGVNPPPKPEAVNLALGKPVTASSLEIDEPSRSPEDKAKMEERNYLAKNATDGNGDTRWSSKYANNEWIYVDLGQSSEIGSVSFKWEAAYGRAYDIQVSDDAQSWTTVYRQLTGSGGTETIPVYAKARYVKMAGLGRGSTNGYSLYEFGVFAYREGDPKSTYDIPDIPAVSSVEVGAGSYEINDVTMLAPKNPKYRTADVEAPIPSNDWWQSILVENLGGGNSLITLPLKNRYTKQGLNILNPGAGYASADGGSIDADGDPDLILSPANINPAAVVTKISGYGDFSASVVMSDDETAKMTTTFVKGAPFLFNTYENPDAVILQSPVITRLYDDNNQPILLNDGDMLTADHIGIEVTNKDRAPVPQTFVRNYGVFAPEGTVFMKLGNTIKIKLGQGENYLSLAALPSAEELGDYYRHAYAFVTDTRVEYEYDEAKSLVTTRFESITELKRPGFSAETLMALLPHQWKIAATPLTDLTYPSIRGVLKVSEGNTFSTQDRFYGIIPQFVEPNDPSYSRAQLTAYLDQLDADVANGAMVDEPYWQGKKLHPLALAVLISDQLGDTERKDHYLALLRTILTDWYTYSPDEKAHSTYFHYDDTWGTVFPYGSGFGVNTGLTDHHFTYGYYIFASAVLAAYDQEFLRDYGDMVELLIRDYANPSRTDKLFPWFRNFDPYEGHSWAGGYADNRSGNNQEAAGEALFSWVGEYMWGLVTGNDAYRDAGIWGFTTEEKAAEQYWFNYDRDNWAEGYKHATVGHVYGSAYLYGTYFSGDPEHIYGIHWLPPAEWMTYYGRDPQKTADLYAGLIADLGGTPERTWEHIIWPFQSISDPEGALAKWDTSNMQQNEVFNAYWFIHSMVTTGTRTMDIWADDPAATVYEKDGVYTAQIWNPGDTPKTVRFFNEDGALGSAMVYPKALVAVNPLEDTVVEGPDPAKGVQYLDRAGWVITASSSSEPADRMIDGDLSTRWSSGQTQAAGDWLQIDLGVEQVFDTLFMNSGMNWGDYAHGYEVYVSADGEDWNEAAASGTGNSQSLAVSLKEQKARYVKIVLTAPAGSWWSISELKLALFGSPAPKPPLPNLGALEDRSGWTVTTSTYGDAMAMLDGDKNSRWTSSAGQTAGQWIRLDLGSVQDFSQISMDSGGSENDYARGFRLLVSKDGETWDLILEKESRSPQILESFPVQSARFVTIELTQDTPEWWWSIAELNLYR; via the coding sequence ATGGGGAGATTTTTCCTGAGCAAGCGGAAGACTCGCAAGACTCGCAGGGTCTGGGTGCATTTCGCGTTGACCGTCATGCTGCTGATCAGCAGCGTTCCGATGTTTTCCGTGCCGGCGGCTTATGCCGCAGAGGGAGATTATTTACTTTCTTTAAACCGACCGGTCTATAGTTCATCGTCGCTGGGCGGCAATACGCCGGATATGGCGGTTGACGGCAACGAAAATACCCGTTGGGAGAGCGTATGGCAAAAGGACCCGCAATGGATTTACGTCGATTTAGGCAAGCGTGCTTCCATCTCGAAGATTATCGTAAGATGGGAAAATGCTTATGCCACGTCGTTTGAACTTCAGGTATCGGATGACGAAATCCACTGGAAACCGGTCTATTCCACAACCGCAGGCGAAGGCGGGCTGACCGAGGTGGATAAACTGGCGGAGCAGGGCCGCTATGTCCGCGTCTACAGCACTGACCGTGCCCAAAAGGCTTACGGCGTATCGATTTGGGAATTCAGCGTATTCGGCACCGGAGGCGTCAATCCGCCGCCAAAACCGGAGGCCGTCAACCTGGCGCTGGGCAAGCCGGTTACGGCGTCTTCGCTGGAGATCGACGAGCCTAGCAGATCGCCCGAAGACAAAGCCAAGATGGAAGAGCGGAACTATTTGGCCAAGAATGCCACCGATGGCAACGGCGATACCCGCTGGTCGTCCAAATACGCCAACAACGAATGGATTTACGTCGACCTGGGCCAATCCAGCGAAATCGGCAGCGTGTCGTTCAAGTGGGAAGCCGCCTACGGCAGAGCTTACGACATCCAGGTGTCGGATGACGCCCAAAGCTGGACCACCGTGTACCGGCAGCTGACCGGATCGGGAGGAACGGAGACGATTCCGGTCTATGCGAAGGCCCGTTACGTCAAAATGGCGGGACTCGGACGCGGTTCCACGAACGGATACTCGCTGTACGAGTTCGGCGTATTCGCTTACCGCGAAGGCGATCCGAAATCGACCTACGACATTCCGGACATCCCGGCGGTCTCTTCGGTGGAGGTTGGAGCGGGCAGCTACGAAATCAACGACGTGACGATGCTGGCGCCGAAAAATCCGAAATACCGCACCGCGGACGTCGAGGCGCCGATTCCCTCCAACGACTGGTGGCAATCGATCCTGGTCGAAAACCTGGGCGGCGGCAACAGCCTGATCACGCTCCCGCTGAAAAACCGGTATACCAAGCAGGGACTGAACATTTTAAACCCTGGGGCCGGTTATGCTTCAGCGGACGGCGGCTCGATCGACGCCGACGGCGATCCGGATTTGATTCTGTCTCCGGCCAACATCAATCCGGCCGCCGTGGTCACGAAAATTTCCGGCTATGGAGATTTTTCCGCGAGCGTCGTGATGAGCGATGACGAGACGGCCAAAATGACCACGACGTTTGTGAAGGGGGCGCCGTTCCTCTTCAATACCTACGAGAACCCGGATGCCGTGATCCTCCAATCGCCGGTCATCACCCGGTTATACGATGACAACAATCAGCCGATCCTGCTGAATGACGGGGATATGCTGACGGCCGACCATATCGGCATCGAAGTGACCAATAAGGACAGAGCGCCTGTGCCGCAAACCTTCGTGCGCAACTACGGGGTGTTTGCTCCTGAGGGAACGGTCTTTATGAAGCTTGGAAACACGATCAAAATCAAGCTGGGACAAGGCGAAAACTATCTGTCTTTGGCGGCGCTGCCGTCTGCGGAGGAACTGGGCGATTATTACCGGCATGCGTACGCCTTCGTTACGGATACGCGGGTTGAATACGAATATGATGAGGCAAAATCGCTCGTAACCACCCGCTTCGAATCGATCACCGAGCTGAAACGGCCGGGCTTTTCTGCGGAGACGCTGATGGCGCTGCTGCCGCATCAATGGAAGATCGCTGCCACGCCGCTGACCGATTTGACGTATCCTTCGATCCGCGGTGTGCTGAAAGTCAGCGAAGGCAATACGTTTTCGACGCAGGACCGGTTTTACGGCATCATTCCGCAGTTTGTGGAGCCTAATGACCCGTCGTATTCCCGCGCGCAATTAACCGCCTATCTCGATCAACTGGACGCGGATGTGGCGAACGGAGCGATGGTCGATGAACCTTATTGGCAGGGGAAAAAACTGCACCCGCTCGCCCTGGCGGTCTTGATCAGCGACCAGCTCGGCGATACTGAACGCAAAGATCATTATCTGGCCTTGCTGCGGACGATTTTGACCGACTGGTACACGTATTCGCCGGACGAGAAGGCGCATTCGACCTATTTCCACTATGACGACACATGGGGGACCGTGTTCCCGTACGGCAGCGGATTCGGCGTAAATACCGGATTAACCGACCATCATTTTACGTACGGGTATTATATTTTTGCCTCCGCTGTTCTCGCCGCGTATGACCAGGAATTTTTGCGGGATTACGGGGACATGGTGGAGCTTTTGATCCGCGATTACGCCAACCCGTCGAGAACGGACAAGTTATTCCCTTGGTTTCGCAACTTCGATCCTTATGAAGGTCACTCCTGGGCCGGCGGCTACGCCGACAACCGCAGCGGCAACAACCAGGAAGCGGCCGGGGAAGCGCTGTTCAGCTGGGTCGGCGAATATATGTGGGGCTTGGTAACCGGCAACGACGCTTACCGCGATGCGGGCATCTGGGGCTTTACGACCGAGGAAAAAGCCGCCGAGCAGTACTGGTTCAACTATGACCGCGACAATTGGGCGGAAGGCTATAAGCATGCGACGGTAGGGCATGTCTACGGCAGCGCCTATTTGTACGGTACTTATTTTTCCGGGGATCCGGAGCATATTTACGGCATCCACTGGCTTCCGCCGGCGGAATGGATGACCTATTACGGCCGCGATCCGCAGAAAACGGCGGATTTGTACGCCGGTCTGATCGCGGACCTCGGCGGCACGCCGGAACGCACCTGGGAGCATATCATCTGGCCGTTCCAATCGATCAGCGATCCGGAAGGCGCGCTGGCCAAGTGGGATACCAGCAATATGCAGCAAAACGAAGTCTTTAACGCCTACTGGTTCATTCACAGCATGGTAACGACGGGCACAAGAACGATGGATATTTGGGCGGACGATCCGGCGGCAACGGTCTATGAAAAAGACGGCGTCTACACCGCGCAGATCTGGAATCCGGGGGACACGCCCAAAACCGTCCGTTTCTTCAATGAAGACGGTGCATTGGGCTCCGCTATGGTATACCCCAAAGCGCTCGTCGCCGTCAACCCGCTGGAGGACACGGTTGTGGAAGGTCCGGACCCCGCGAAGGGCGTTCAATACCTGGACCGCGCAGGCTGGGTGATTACGGCATCCTCCAGTTCCGAACCGGCTGACCGCATGATCGACGGCGACCTGTCGACACGCTGGTCTTCGGGACAAACCCAAGCGGCCGGCGACTGGCTGCAAATCGATTTGGGCGTAGAGCAGGTCTTTGATACACTGTTTATGAATTCCGGCATGAATTGGGGCGACTACGCGCACGGGTACGAGGTGTACGTATCGGCCGACGGCGAGGATTGGAACGAGGCGGCCGCCAGCGGCACGGGCAATTCGCAAAGTCTGGCGGTCTCGCTTAAAGAACAGAAGGCCAGATACGTGAAAATCGTCCTGACGGCGCCGGCGGGCAGCTGGTGGTCGATCTCCGAGTTAAAGCTGGCCCTCTTCGGTTCGCCGGCGCCTAAGCCGCCTCTGCCGAATCTGGGCGCGCTGGAGGACCGCTCGGGCTGGACCGTCACGACGTCAACATATGGAGACGCCATGGCGATGTTGGACGGCGACAAGAACAGCCGCTGGACTTCCTCCGCGGGGCAAACGGCGGGCCAATGGATTCGGCTCGATTTGGGAAGCGTGCAAGACTTCAGCCAAATCAGCATGGATTCCGGCGGCAGCGAAAATGACTACGCCCGCGGCTTTCGGCTGCTCGTATCCAAAGACGGGGAGACCTGGGACCTGATTCTGGAAAAAGAATCGCGTTCGCCGCAGATTTTGGAGAGCTTTCCGGTACAATCGGCCCGGTTTGTGACCATCGAACTGACGCAAGATACGCCGGAGTGGTGGTGGTCCATCGCCGAGCTTAACCTGTACCGTTAA